The Acidicapsa acidisoli genome contains a region encoding:
- a CDS encoding recombinase family protein — protein sequence MAHFERIRDVISGPMSPEIIQQRTKAGWQMVSIEWRRELPDSETPSEGAYDEDIPYGLRISNDGQRLEVDPTENRALMLMMDLLGQDFSYSAIVSDLNEKGFRTRSGHPWTRVAVFNMMPRLIEAGPRIFHSEEWKAAQPSRRDS from the coding sequence ATGGCGCACTTTGAACGCATTCGCGACGTAATCTCCGGGCCAATGAGCCCCGAGATCATCCAGCAGCGAACTAAAGCCGGTTGGCAGATGGTTTCGATCGAATGGCGGCGCGAGCTGCCCGATTCGGAGACCCCCTCCGAAGGCGCATACGACGAAGACATCCCCTACGGCCTGCGCATCTCCAACGACGGACAGCGTCTCGAAGTCGACCCCACCGAGAACCGCGCCCTCATGCTAATGATGGATCTCCTCGGCCAGGATTTCTCCTACTCCGCCATCGTCAGCGACCTCAACGAAAAAGGCTTCCGCACCCGCTCCGGGCATCCCTGGACCCGCGTCGCCGTTTTCAACATGATGCCGCGTCTGATCGAAGCCGGCCCGCGCATCTTTCACTCCGAAGAGTGGAAAGCCGCTCAACCCTCCCGCCGCGACAGCTGA
- a CDS encoding carboxymuconolactone decarboxylase family protein — protein sequence MSTVKLWTEEEVAADPRVKAVFEDIRATRKSDFVNNFWRALANQPALLERTWSSIKEVMVQPGALDPLTKELIYITASTINGCSYCIHSHTAAARAKGMTDQQHAELLAVIGMAAETNALANALQILVDPEFSVK from the coding sequence ATGAGCACCGTCAAGCTATGGACCGAGGAAGAAGTCGCAGCAGATCCGCGCGTAAAAGCGGTCTTCGAAGACATCCGCGCAACTCGCAAATCCGACTTCGTCAATAATTTCTGGCGCGCACTCGCCAATCAACCGGCACTCCTTGAACGCACCTGGTCGAGCATCAAGGAAGTCATGGTCCAACCCGGTGCGCTCGACCCGCTCACAAAGGAATTGATCTATATCACGGCTTCCACAATCAACGGCTGCAGCTACTGCATTCATTCCCACACCGCAGCAGCCCGCGCCAAGGGTATGACCGACCAGCAACACGCCGAACTCCTCGCCGTAATCGGCATGGCCGCCGAAACCAACGCACTCGCGAACGCTCTCCAGATCCTTGTAGATCCGGAGTTCTCAGTGAAATAA